A genomic region of Oryza glaberrima chromosome 1, OglaRS2, whole genome shotgun sequence contains the following coding sequences:
- the LOC127776654 gene encoding protein translocase subunit SECA1, chloroplastic: MAMAPPAAATCATALRFAHPSSSSSSSSSSSSSSLPSPRPLGGACGGRPQHGRRSLRAPRRRGGGDRVAARAGLGGLLGGMFGGAGGDDGDAARKRYADTVARVNSMEPEVSALSDADLRARTAKLQERARAGESLDSLLPEAFAVVREASKRVLGLRPFDVQLIGGMVLHKGEIAEMKTGEGKTLVAILPAYLNALSGKGVHVVTVNDYLARRDCEWVGQVPRFLGLQVGLIQQNMTPEQRRENYLCDITYVTNSELGFDYLRDNLAMTVDELVLRNFNYCVIDEVDSILIDEARTPLIISGLAEKPSDRYYKAAKIAEVFERDMHYTVDEKQRNVLLTEEGYADAEEILDINDLYDPREQWASYVLNAIKAKELFLRDVNYIVRSKEVLIVDEFTGRVMPGRRWSDGLHQAIEAKEGVPIQNETITLASISYQNFFLQFPKLCGMTGTAATESQEFESIYKLKVTVVPTNKPMIRKDESDVVFRATNGKWRAAVVEISRMNKVGRPVLVGTTSVEQSETLSEQLHEAGIPHEVLNAKPENVEREAEIVAQSGRLGAVTIATNMAGRGTDIILGGNAEFMARLKLREMLMPRVVDPLDGVIISKKQASPKKTWKTNESLFPCELSKDALSYVKESVEVAVKAWGEKSLTELEAEERLSYSCEKGPTRDEVIANLRSAFMKIVDEYKVYTEEEKKQVISAGGLHVVGTERHESRRIDNQLRGRSGRQGDPGSSRFFLSLEDNIFRIFGGDRIQGLMQAFRVEDLPIESKMLTRALDEAQRKVENYFFDIRKQLFEYDEVLNSQRDRVYAERRRALASDSLESLIVEYAELTMDDILEANIGPDTPREDWDLSKLIAKLQQYCYLLDDLTPELLEGKSSSYEDLQEYLRTRGREAYYQKAEIVEKQAPGLMKEAERFLILSNIDRLWKEHLQALKFVQQAVGLRGYAQRDPLIEYKLEGYNLFLDMMAQIRRNVIYSVYQFKPVMKNQEEEKSEKKGTKKKVDKGANKLGAAQAAS, encoded by the exons ATGGCCAtggcgcctcccgccgccgcgacctGCGCCACCGCCCTACGCTTCGCCcacccatcttcttcctcttcctcctcctcttcttcttcttcgtcttctctcccttccccgcGTCCTCTCGGTGGCGcctgcggcggccgcccccAGCACGGGCGACGGAGCCTCCGGGCCCCGCGACGGCGGGGTGGTGGGGaccgcgtcgccgcgcgcgccgggcTGGGGGGCCTGCTGGGCGGCATGTtcggcggggccggcggcgacgacggggacgCCGCGAGGAAGAGGTACGCCGACACCGTGGCGCGCGTCAACTCCATGGAGCCCGAGGTCTCCGCGCTCTCCGACGCCGACCTCCGCGCCCGCACCGCCAAGCTGCaggagcgcgcgcgcgccggggaGTCCCTTGACTCCCTCCTGCCC GAAGCATTTGCAGTTGTGAGGGAAGCTTCCAAGAGAGTTTTGGGCCTTCGTCCCTTTGATGTACAATTGATTGGTGGAATGGTTCTGCACAAGGGGGAGATTGCAGAAATGAAAACAGGAGAAGGGAAGACCCTTGTGGCCATTTTACCAGCTTACTTAAATGCTTTGAGTGGAAAAGGGGTGCATGTTGTAACTGTAAATGATTATCTTGCAAGACGTGATTGCGAATGGGTTGGTCAGGTTCCCCGATTTCTAGGACTGCAGGTTGGCCTAATTCAAC AAAACATGACACCTGAGCAAAGGAGGGAGAATTACTTGTGTGATATTACTTATGTTACAAACAGTGAGCTTGGTTTCGATTATCTAAGAGATAACCTTGCAATG ACTGTTGATGAGCTTGTCCTGAGGAACTTTAACTATTGTGTGATAGATGAAGTTGATTCCATTCTCATTGATGAAGCAAGAACACCTCTTATAATATCAGGCCTTGCTGAAAAGCCAAGTGATCGGTATTACAAAGCAGCAAAAATAGCTGAAGTTTTTGAAAGAGATATGCATTACACT GTTGATGAAAAGCAGAGAAATGTTTTACTTACAGAAGAAGGCTATGCGGACGCTGAAGAAATACTGGACATAAATGATCTATACGATCCTCGTGAACAATGGGCTTCATATGTTCTGAATGCAATCAAAGCTAAGGAACTCTTCCTTAGAGATGTGAATTACATTGTCCGTAGCAAGGAAGTGCTTATTGTGGATGAGTTCACAGGTCGAGTAATGCCA GGCAGAAGATGGAGTGATGGTCTTCACCAAGCAATTGAAGCTAAAGAAGGTGTACCTATACAAAATGAAACAATTACCCTTGCGTCAATAAGTTATCAGAACTTCTTTCTACAG TTTCCGAAACTATGTGGCATGACTGGAACTGCTGCTACGGAAAGCCAAGAGTTCGAAAGCATATACAAACTAAAAGTTACCGTTGTTCCAACAAACAAGCCAATGATACGAAAG GATGAATCGGATGTTGTTTTTAGAGCAACAAATGGAAAATGGCGTGCTGCTGTCGTGGAGATATCAAGAATGAACAAAGTTGGTCGCCCTGTGCTTGTTGGTACAACTAGTGTTGAACAAAGTGAAACCTTATCAGAACAATTGCATGAAGCAGGGATTCCTCATGAG GTCCTCAATGCTAAACCAGAGAATGTAGAGAGGGAGGCAGAAATTGTAGCTCAGAGTGGACGCCTTGGTGCAGTGACAATTGCCACCAATATGGCGGGACGTGGTACTGATATTATTCTTGGAGGAAATGCAGAATTCATGGCAAGGTTGAAGCTGCGTGAGATGCTTATGCCAAG AGTTGTTGATCCATTGGATGGTGTCATTATATCTAAAAAGCAGGCCTCACCTAAGAAGACATGGAAG ACAAATGAAAGTTTGTTCCCATGTGAACTTTCAAAAGACGCACTATCATATGTTAAAGAGTCTGTTGAAGTGGCTGTCAAAGCCTGGGGAGAAAAATCATTGACCGAGCTAGAAGCTGAAGAGCGGCTCTCCTACTCATGTGAGAAG GGACCAACTCGTGATGAAGTAATTGCAAATCTGAGAAGTGCATTCATGAAGATAGTGGATGAATATAAGGTTTACACAGAGGAGGAAAAGAAGCAG GTCATTTCAGCAGGTGGACTTCATGTAGTAGGAACAGAACGTCATGAATCTCGCAGAATTGATAATCAG CTCCGTGGTCGAAGTGGCAGGCAAGGGGATCCTGGGAGCTCTCGGTTCTTTCTTAGTCTTGAGGATAATATATTCCGAATTTTTGGAGGTGACAGGATACAG GGTTTGATGCAAGCCTTCAGAGTCGAAGATCTTCCTATTGAGTCGAAGATGCTGACAAGGGCTCTAGATGAAGCTCAACGGAAAGTTGAGAACTATTTCTTCGATATCAGGAAGCAATTATTTGAGTATGATGAGGTATTGAATAGCCAAAGAGATCGAGTATATGCAGAAAGAAGACGCGCTCTTGCGTCTGATAGTCTTGAATCACTTATTGTGGAATATGCTGAATTAACAATGGATGACATTTTAGAG GCAAACATTGGCCCTGATACCCCGAGAGAAGATTGGGATCTTAGCAAACTGATAGCTAAACTTCAACA GTATTGCTATCTATTAGATGATTTGACACCAGAATTGTTGGAGGGCAAATCGTCAAGCTATGAGGATTTGCAAGAGTACCTTCGTACCCGAGGACGTGAAGCATACTACCAAAAAGCT GAGATTGTGGAGAAACAAGCTCCAGGCTTGATGAAAGAAGCTGAGAGGTTCCTTATTCTAAGCAACATTGATAGGCTCTGGAAGGAACACTTGCAGGCATTGAAGTTTGTGCAACAGGCTGTTGGTTTGAGGGGTTATGCCCAACGAGATCCTCTTATTGAATATAAACTGGAGGGATATAATCTTTTCTTGGATATGATGGCTCAAATTCGGCGGAATGTAATTTACTCTGTTTATCAG TTCAAGCCAGTGATGAAGAACCAAGAAGAGGAGAAATCTGAAAAGAAGGGGACAAAGAAGAAAGTCGACAAGGGTGCTAACAAACTTGGTGCTGCCCAAGCTGCATCTTGA